In the Bacillus shivajii genome, one interval contains:
- a CDS encoding RNA polymerase sigma factor, with translation MSRTETITNWFEKYSDDIYNFLIYYTGSTDVEDYVQEVFIKALRNYHSFKGDSNPKTWLFSIARNVAVDEMRKRKKETKKQQKSMKQKKESSLKTPEEVYQLNESKKELYQIIRTLKSNYRDVLILRGIKEFTVQETAEILNWTENKVKVTYHRALKAVEKKLRRSDA, from the coding sequence TTGTCACGAACAGAAACGATAACGAACTGGTTTGAAAAGTATAGTGATGACATTTATAACTTTTTAATTTATTACACTGGTTCTACCGACGTTGAGGATTACGTGCAAGAGGTTTTTATAAAAGCATTAAGAAATTACCATTCTTTTAAAGGTGACTCGAATCCAAAAACATGGTTATTTAGTATTGCGAGAAACGTTGCGGTTGATGAAATGAGGAAGCGAAAGAAAGAAACGAAGAAACAACAAAAATCAATGAAACAAAAGAAGGAAAGCAGTTTAAAAACGCCAGAGGAAGTTTATCAATTAAACGAGTCAAAAAAAGAATTATACCAGATCATTCGTACGCTTAAATCAAACTACCGAGATGTATTGATCCTCCGTGGAATAAAAGAATTTACAGTTCAAGAGACAGCGGAAATATTAAATTGGACTGAAAATAAAGTCAAAGTTACGTATCATCGCGCATTAAAAGCTGTAGAAAAAAAGTTAAGGAGGTCTGATGCATGA
- a CDS encoding cupredoxin domain-containing protein, which produces MNFLVVKKKSLMFIGTALMFAFGIFVFATFFTDTAVQEASSEADIYTINLVTGEYKTETEDGEVLESYRWDPGTVFIPKGEKVTLSILGVNGKEHPFIIEGTDVSGTVRKGEETTLNLQFKDAGVYRLICTAHASIEDEGPMIAYLVVQ; this is translated from the coding sequence TTGAATTTTCTTGTAGTAAAGAAAAAGTCATTAATGTTTATAGGGACTGCTCTTATGTTTGCATTCGGAATATTTGTATTCGCTACTTTTTTCACAGACACAGCAGTGCAAGAAGCATCTTCAGAGGCTGACATCTACACAATTAATTTGGTGACAGGAGAATATAAGACGGAAACGGAAGATGGAGAAGTTCTCGAATCTTATCGATGGGATCCTGGTACTGTTTTTATTCCTAAAGGAGAAAAAGTAACATTAAGTATCTTAGGTGTAAATGGAAAAGAACACCCGTTTATCATTGAAGGAACGGATGTTTCAGGTACAGTGCGAAAAGGGGAAGAGACAACATTAAACCTTCAGTTTAAAGATGCGGGTGTATATCGTCTCATCTGTACTGCACATGCTTCAATAGAAGATGAGGGACCAATGATTGCTTATCTTGTCGTTCAATAA
- a CDS encoding group-specific protein, with the protein MGKCNIDHSLEDVKKKLAEQSSFLSESMNKEWDEFLKRDLSQETLNEAFHLLKKYDLATSEEQEERKNQMKQLFASL; encoded by the coding sequence ATGGGAAAATGTAATATTGATCATAGTTTAGAGGACGTAAAAAAGAAGTTAGCCGAACAATCATCTTTTCTGAGTGAGTCAATGAACAAAGAGTGGGATGAATTCTTAAAACGGGACTTATCACAAGAAACGTTAAATGAGGCTTTCCATTTACTTAAGAAATATGATCTAGCTACTTCTGAGGAACAAGAAGAAAGAAAAAATCAAATGAAACAATTATTTGCTTCTCTTTAA
- a CDS encoding C40 family peptidase produces the protein MKKQLTHLIKFSLIITFVFTFLFTPLHEASAFERVPTAGVAINGEMVDGINPIKLEGEMYLPIIYLSKILSYNDIRFESPTKTYELTDGSTSVRLTMGGSRARRGDDFINIDPPRWIDETGYVTLDAASALFNTYIYFKPENGSIQIEKPASKYEVQSGDTLWRIAQAHHTTVNALKAANDLGSNVIYKGQLLNIPPREETKEIEPIKEKKPVDDRNTAPPGDVRSAIIEEAKKYIGAGYEFGATYAQAPSVFDCSLYIQYVFGKHDIALPRTSREQAGVGEAVDINNLQPGDLLFFTTPSMYSDGRVGHNGIYMGNGDMIHASSSRGVHIAENFMDISYWRDNYLFSKRIID, from the coding sequence ATGAAAAAACAACTCACACATTTGATCAAATTTTCGCTGATCATAACTTTTGTTTTTACTTTCCTATTTACGCCTTTACACGAAGCAAGTGCTTTTGAACGAGTGCCGACAGCGGGGGTTGCAATTAATGGTGAAATGGTTGATGGTATTAACCCAATCAAGTTAGAGGGCGAAATGTATTTACCAATTATCTACTTATCAAAGATTTTAAGCTACAATGATATTCGATTTGAAAGCCCAACAAAAACGTACGAATTAACGGACGGTTCAACATCTGTTAGGTTAACAATGGGAGGTAGTAGAGCGAGAAGAGGCGATGACTTCATTAACATTGATCCACCAAGGTGGATTGATGAAACAGGTTACGTCACATTAGATGCAGCAAGTGCATTGTTTAATACGTACATTTACTTCAAGCCAGAGAATGGGTCAATACAAATAGAAAAACCTGCTTCAAAATATGAAGTACAAAGTGGTGACACATTATGGAGAATTGCTCAAGCTCACCATACTACTGTGAATGCATTAAAAGCTGCAAATGATTTAGGGTCGAATGTCATTTACAAAGGGCAGTTGTTAAACATCCCACCTAGAGAAGAAACGAAAGAAATAGAACCGATCAAAGAGAAAAAGCCTGTTGATGATCGAAACACTGCTCCACCAGGCGATGTTCGCTCAGCAATTATTGAAGAAGCAAAAAAATATATAGGAGCTGGTTATGAATTTGGAGCAACATATGCACAAGCTCCAAGTGTATTTGATTGTTCTCTGTATATTCAATATGTATTTGGTAAACATGATATTGCCTTACCGAGAACATCACGAGAACAAGCTGGTGTAGGTGAAGCAGTTGATATTAACAACTTGCAGCCTGGAGACCTTTTATTCTTTACTACTCCAAGTATGTATTCTGATGGTCGAGTCGGACATAATGGGATTTACATGGGGAATGGAGATATGATCCATGCTTCCTCATCTAGAGGGGTTCATATTGCTGAGAATTTCATGGATATTAGTTATTGGAGAGACAACTATCTATTTTCAAAACGGATCATTGATTAA
- a CDS encoding LysM peptidoglycan-binding domain-containing protein — MQFKHYTIKKLDDGYEVILYLEDQTEEFSSELGDRPDDKKRKSLETEAEHFIRDKFPNFKVKMVKIMGGSLLVTTLAFAPIESKSVEAATPDNGEEQQEVYTVKQGDTLWSIANRFHTTVNAIKQHNQLTSDTLQIGQPLLMPNGPSSTRSATDTETTTYTVVSGDTLSQIAAKNGTTVHAIKAANNLTNDFLSIGQTLSIPSGTTTVPTPTESTSEVETTTYTVVSGDTLSQIAAKYGTTVHAIKSENNLTNDFLSIGQTLSIPSGTTTAPTPTESPSEGETTTYTVVSGDTLSGIAAKYGTTVHAIKSANNLTSDFLRIGQSLTIPSGTTSAPKVDENNTTTYIVVSGDTLSGIAAKYGTTVQAIQNANNLTNDFLRIGQSLQIPTSNQVTNDRSIKEVEEATYSQEDLEWLAKMIYAEARGESLEGQVAVGAVILNRVNSELFPNSIEEVIFENSHGHYQFSPAGNGALEAASPNDTSYEAANRALRGEDPTNGSLFFYNPDKTNDQWVRSRTVSTTIGNHVFAH, encoded by the coding sequence ATGCAATTCAAACATTACACAATTAAAAAGCTCGATGACGGTTACGAAGTGATTTTATATCTAGAGGATCAAACAGAAGAATTTTCAAGTGAATTAGGTGACAGACCTGATGATAAAAAACGAAAATCACTAGAAACAGAAGCAGAACATTTCATTAGAGATAAATTCCCTAACTTTAAAGTTAAGATGGTAAAAATAATGGGTGGTTCACTTTTAGTTACGACACTTGCCTTTGCTCCAATAGAGTCCAAATCAGTTGAAGCAGCTACTCCAGATAATGGAGAAGAACAGCAGGAGGTATATACAGTAAAGCAAGGTGACACCCTTTGGAGTATTGCAAACCGATTTCATACAACAGTCAATGCGATTAAACAACACAATCAATTAACATCAGATACTCTTCAAATCGGACAACCGTTATTGATGCCGAATGGACCGTCATCTACTCGAAGTGCTACTGATACGGAGACAACGACGTATACAGTCGTCTCAGGTGATACGTTATCTCAGATTGCAGCAAAGAATGGTACGACAGTTCATGCAATTAAAGCAGCAAATAACTTAACCAATGACTTTTTAAGTATTGGTCAAACATTATCAATCCCTAGTGGAACAACTACAGTGCCTACTCCAACAGAAAGTACCTCTGAAGTAGAGACAACGACGTATACGGTTGTCTCAGGTGATACGTTGTCTCAGATTGCAGCAAAGTATGGAACAACTGTTCATGCAATTAAATCAGAAAATAACTTAACCAATGACTTTTTAAGTATTGGTCAAACGTTATCGATCCCTAGTGGAACAACTACAGCGCCTACTCCAACAGAAAGTCCCTCTGAAGGAGAGACAACGACGTATACGGTTGTCTCAGGTGATACGTTGTCTGGCATTGCAGCAAAGTATGGAACGACAGTTCATGCAATAAAATCAGCTAATAACTTAACAAGTGATTTTTTAAGAATTGGCCAATCGTTAACAATTCCAAGTGGCACAACGTCTGCACCGAAAGTAGATGAAAATAATACAACTACATATATCGTTGTTTCAGGCGATACATTATCAGGGATTGCTGCAAAGTATGGCACAACAGTTCAAGCGATTCAAAATGCTAATAACCTAACGAATGATTTTTTACGAATTGGTCAATCGTTACAGATCCCAACTTCCAATCAAGTAACGAATGATCGCTCAATAAAAGAAGTTGAGGAAGCAACGTACAGTCAAGAAGATTTAGAATGGCTTGCAAAAATGATATACGCTGAAGCTAGAGGAGAGTCATTAGAAGGACAAGTTGCCGTTGGGGCAGTCATTTTAAATAGGGTAAATAGTGAGCTATTTCCAAACAGTATAGAAGAAGTCATTTTTGAAAATAGTCATGGTCACTATCAGTTCAGCCCAGCTGGAAATGGAGCATTAGAAGCAGCGAGTCCCAATGATACGAGTTATGAAGCTGCCAATCGAGCCTTAAGAGGTGAAGACCCTACGAATGGTTCATTATTTTTTTATAACCCAGATAAAACGAATGATCAGTGGGTAAGATCAAGAACTGTATCAACTACCATAGGAAATCATGTTTTTGCACATTAA
- the trhO gene encoding oxygen-dependent tRNA uridine(34) hydroxylase TrhO — protein MSQSYRVLLYYKYVEVADAEQYTNEHLDFCKELGLKGRILIADEGINGTVSGTIEQTDRYMEAMKEDPRFSDMVFKIDVADQHAFKKMHVRYRKELVTLRLEDDINPNEQTGKYLSPKEFYNEMQSPETVIIDARNDYEYDLGHFKGAIRPDIKSFRELPNWIRENKEKFQDKKVLTYCTGGVRCEKFSGWLKEEGLEDVSQLHGGIVTYGKDPEVKGQLWDGKCYVFDERISVPVNRVEHVVVGRDYFTNEPCERYVNCANPECNKQIICSEESEHSYLRGCSHECRIHSRNRYVKEHELSEEQVQDRLTKIEETEHTVINQG, from the coding sequence ATGAGTCAATCATATAGAGTTTTACTTTACTATAAATATGTTGAAGTTGCTGATGCTGAACAATATACAAATGAACACTTGGATTTTTGTAAAGAGTTAGGATTAAAAGGCCGTATCCTCATTGCCGATGAAGGAATTAATGGAACGGTATCAGGTACAATTGAACAAACAGATCGCTACATGGAAGCAATGAAAGAAGACCCTCGTTTTTCTGATATGGTTTTCAAAATTGATGTAGCAGATCAACACGCATTCAAAAAAATGCACGTTCGTTATCGAAAGGAACTAGTTACTTTAAGACTAGAAGATGATATAAACCCGAATGAGCAAACAGGCAAATATTTAAGTCCCAAAGAGTTTTATAATGAAATGCAGTCACCAGAAACCGTGATTATTGATGCTCGAAATGATTACGAGTATGACCTTGGTCATTTCAAAGGTGCGATACGTCCTGATATTAAATCCTTCCGCGAACTCCCAAATTGGATTCGTGAAAATAAAGAAAAATTTCAAGATAAAAAAGTGTTAACGTACTGTACTGGCGGAGTTCGTTGTGAAAAATTCTCAGGATGGTTAAAGGAAGAAGGACTTGAAGACGTCAGTCAACTACATGGCGGAATTGTAACCTACGGAAAAGACCCTGAAGTAAAAGGTCAACTGTGGGACGGAAAATGTTATGTCTTTGATGAAAGAATTAGTGTGCCAGTTAACCGTGTTGAGCATGTTGTTGTTGGAAGAGATTATTTTACTAATGAACCGTGTGAACGTTACGTAAATTGCGCAAATCCAGAATGTAATAAACAAATCATTTGTTCCGAAGAAAGTGAGCATTCCTATTTACGTGGATGTTCTCATGAATGTCGCATACATTCAAGAAACCGTTACGTAAAAGAACATGAATTATCTGAAGAACAAGTGCAAGATAGATTAACTAAAATTGAAGAAACAGAACACACAGTTATTAACCAAGGATAA
- a CDS encoding PucR family transcriptional regulator, which produces METAKIKSGHEMLDEKRVEWISVIEVPVENFVRKNEFVLSTGIGCEDDPILLEQFVKDVIDSGASVLAFATGRYIYDIPERVIQVASLHNFIIMDIPWEVRFGDILEDVLHEIHADRQEERQQAEGVRQQLINCVLQDKGIQDIANTLYKHIKVPVAITDHNNSIRANYKFDQRILKILNLDEPGKRQLIPQSEVLNTEHPLYHHMDEFMVENNMCFQLTITNNHHKQGYLFINPKDRQQLTWYVMNVLEHGLTACALYFLKENAIEMTEIRLKDNFILNLAKHHTEVNNQLLSKAQLLGYDLTRPYLCMVGEIRVSEQSFKSSKQQVKDNPPESSLQSMNYYLQKEITNAGKVLHRRTMTTFDDGEVIIYVEADQHPYMETANQFLDLIERRINELLPKLKMSWGIATHKDGHYSFYESYEEARTALDIGLKHKGKGERTFFTDTKMNRLLMALSHEEEIARIVKDTLEPLLEYDKKRQTDLIYTIMIYNKYKGNVSQTARALNLHRQSLLHRLRNIESLTGLSLVDSDDLFLLELSVRLWMLKKID; this is translated from the coding sequence ATGGAAACGGCAAAAATTAAATCTGGTCATGAAATGTTAGATGAAAAGCGGGTTGAGTGGATTTCTGTTATTGAAGTCCCCGTAGAAAACTTTGTGCGAAAAAATGAGTTTGTATTAAGTACTGGAATTGGTTGTGAAGATGATCCGATCCTCCTAGAGCAGTTTGTGAAAGATGTCATTGACTCTGGAGCTTCTGTATTAGCGTTTGCAACGGGGCGCTATATTTATGATATTCCTGAACGTGTTATACAAGTTGCAAGCCTTCATAACTTCATCATTATGGATATCCCTTGGGAAGTACGTTTTGGTGATATATTAGAAGATGTTCTCCACGAAATTCATGCAGATCGACAGGAGGAACGCCAACAAGCTGAAGGTGTTCGCCAACAATTAATTAACTGTGTATTGCAAGATAAAGGGATACAGGATATTGCTAATACATTGTATAAACATATAAAAGTTCCTGTAGCAATTACAGATCATAATAATTCGATTCGAGCTAACTATAAATTCGATCAGCGCATATTAAAAATATTAAATTTAGATGAACCAGGTAAAAGACAGTTAATCCCACAGTCAGAAGTTTTAAATACGGAACACCCTTTATATCATCATATGGATGAGTTTATGGTTGAAAATAACATGTGTTTCCAGCTTACAATTACAAACAATCACCATAAACAAGGGTATTTATTTATTAACCCTAAAGATCGCCAGCAATTAACTTGGTATGTAATGAACGTATTAGAGCACGGACTTACTGCATGTGCTCTGTACTTTTTAAAAGAGAATGCAATTGAAATGACCGAGATTCGATTGAAGGACAACTTTATTTTAAATTTAGCAAAGCATCATACAGAAGTGAATAATCAGCTACTTTCAAAAGCTCAGCTTCTTGGCTACGATTTAACACGACCCTACTTATGCATGGTGGGTGAAATACGCGTTAGTGAGCAAAGTTTTAAATCATCTAAGCAACAGGTAAAAGATAACCCACCAGAGTCATCATTGCAAAGTATGAATTACTATTTGCAAAAAGAAATTACGAATGCGGGAAAAGTTCTTCATAGAAGAACGATGACAACATTTGATGATGGAGAAGTAATTATTTATGTTGAAGCAGACCAACATCCATATATGGAAACTGCGAATCAATTTTTAGATTTGATTGAGCGACGCATCAATGAATTATTACCAAAATTAAAAATGTCTTGGGGAATTGCTACTCATAAAGATGGTCACTATTCTTTTTACGAAAGTTACGAAGAAGCAAGAACTGCATTAGACATTGGTTTAAAGCATAAAGGGAAAGGCGAACGTACATTTTTTACTGATACGAAAATGAATAGGCTTCTCATGGCATTATCACATGAAGAAGAGATTGCGCGGATTGTAAAAGATACATTAGAGCCTTTACTTGAATATGATAAAAAGCGACAAACCGATCTCATTTACACGATTATGATCTATAATAAATATAAAGGGAACGTAAGCCAAACTGCTCGAGCATTAAATTTACACAGACAATCGTTGCTACACAGGCTTAGAAATATTGAAAGTTTAACAGGATTATCTTTAGTGGATTCAGATGACTTGTTTTTATTAGAATTAAGTGTCCGTTTATGGATGTTGAAAAAAATAGACTAA
- a CDS encoding M24 family metallopeptidase, whose product MLPFDIVEYQHRLRETKKWMEKEGIEVLLVTDPANMNYLSGYDAWSFYVHQMLVIIIDESQPLWIGRLQDAKGAKSTTWIYDENVIAYPDYYVHSDIYHPMDFIAEIITQIGLGNRHIGVEKDCYYFTAKAYDRLQKGLPNATFKDGDLIVNRVRMIKSDQEIEYMRRAAAIADQAMYKGVETIRAGNRECDTAANIYYNIVSGTDQYGGDYPSIVPLLPSGENTGIPHLTWSEKTFKDGESVIVELAGCYKRYHVPLARTVSIGTPSNELQQLAPIVTEGINEVLAVVKPGITCNDIEHVWRKTIQKHGIEKESRLGYSVGLNYPPDWGEHTASIRKGDQTVLQPNMAFHLIPGLWFDNYGIEISETFRVTDDGCETFTTYPRELIVQSPFNINSHDGKIS is encoded by the coding sequence ATGCTTCCGTTTGATATTGTTGAATATCAACATCGGTTACGGGAAACGAAAAAGTGGATGGAAAAAGAGGGGATTGAGGTTTTATTAGTAACAGACCCTGCGAATATGAATTACCTTTCAGGGTATGATGCATGGTCATTTTACGTTCATCAAATGCTTGTCATTATCATTGATGAATCGCAACCACTTTGGATTGGGCGACTTCAAGATGCAAAAGGTGCTAAATCTACGACATGGATTTATGACGAAAATGTCATTGCTTACCCTGATTATTATGTACATTCAGATATTTATCACCCTATGGATTTCATTGCAGAAATTATTACGCAAATTGGTCTAGGAAACCGGCACATCGGTGTTGAAAAAGATTGCTATTATTTTACTGCTAAAGCGTATGACCGATTACAGAAAGGTCTTCCGAATGCAACATTTAAAGATGGAGATTTAATTGTCAACCGTGTGCGTATGATTAAGTCTGACCAAGAAATTGAGTATATGAGAAGAGCTGCAGCAATTGCAGATCAAGCAATGTATAAAGGTGTAGAAACAATCCGAGCAGGGAATAGAGAATGTGATACAGCAGCTAATATTTATTACAATATCGTATCAGGTACAGATCAATATGGTGGGGATTATCCTTCGATTGTTCCTTTACTACCATCTGGTGAAAATACTGGAATTCCTCATCTTACATGGTCTGAGAAAACGTTTAAAGATGGAGAATCGGTTATCGTTGAATTAGCAGGTTGTTATAAACGTTACCACGTCCCGTTAGCAAGAACCGTATCAATTGGTACACCATCTAATGAATTGCAACAATTAGCTCCTATTGTCACCGAAGGAATCAATGAAGTATTAGCGGTGGTAAAGCCTGGCATCACGTGCAATGATATAGAGCATGTATGGAGAAAGACAATTCAAAAACATGGTATTGAAAAAGAATCTCGATTAGGTTATTCCGTTGGGTTAAATTATCCACCTGACTGGGGAGAGCACACAGCGAGTATCCGAAAAGGGGATCAAACAGTTTTACAACCAAATATGGCTTTTCATCTTATTCCTGGCCTATGGTTTGATAATTATGGGATTGAAATTAGTGAAACGTTCAGAGTGACTGATGATGGGTGTGAAACATTCACAACATACCCGCGGGAGCTAATTGTTCAATCACCATTTAATATAAATTCTCACGATGGAAAAATCAGTTAA
- a CDS encoding cystathionine gamma-synthase family protein, with protein MNVKNSKMSTNSVWAGERDYLAFGATQVPTVFSVGYSYNDLDHWLDVALGKENGHIYGRMTNPTVQAFEGKVKELENAEDCISFSTGMAAISNTLNTFLRPGDRVVTIKDTYGGTNKIFLEFLPQLNIDVALCDTTDHEMLEKEVGKGCNVLYLETPTNPTLKVVDLNRMIKKAKEVGALVVVDNTFATPINQNPLALGADLVIHSATKFLGGHADALGGIVCGDKSLVEKVFHYREINGACLDPMSAYLFIRGMKTLDLRIKKQNENAMAVANFLESHPKVTDVFYPGLESNEGHEIAKKQMTGYGGMLSFSVDGGIDAVKKFMPALKFAHKAANLGAVETTVGPPRTTSHVENTPEERKAMGIPEGLVRYSAGIEDAEDLIADLSQALNKLEDK; from the coding sequence ATGAATGTGAAAAACTCAAAAATGTCTACTAACTCTGTATGGGCAGGAGAAAGAGATTATCTAGCATTTGGTGCAACACAAGTTCCGACCGTGTTCAGTGTAGGCTATTCGTATAACGATCTCGATCATTGGCTGGACGTTGCTTTAGGGAAAGAGAATGGTCATATTTATGGAAGAATGACGAATCCTACGGTTCAAGCTTTTGAAGGTAAAGTAAAAGAATTAGAGAATGCTGAGGATTGCATAAGTTTTTCGACTGGGATGGCTGCGATCAGTAATACACTGAATACATTCCTTCGCCCTGGTGATCGCGTTGTAACAATCAAAGACACTTATGGCGGTACGAATAAAATATTCTTAGAATTTTTACCTCAATTAAACATCGATGTGGCTTTGTGCGATACAACAGACCACGAAATGCTTGAAAAAGAGGTTGGTAAAGGTTGTAATGTCTTATATTTAGAAACTCCGACAAACCCAACTTTAAAAGTGGTTGACTTAAATCGCATGATTAAAAAAGCGAAAGAGGTTGGCGCTCTCGTTGTCGTTGATAATACGTTTGCCACACCAATTAATCAAAATCCACTCGCCCTCGGTGCTGACCTTGTTATTCACAGTGCGACAAAGTTCCTTGGAGGTCACGCTGATGCATTAGGTGGGATTGTTTGTGGAGATAAAAGCCTTGTTGAAAAAGTATTCCATTACCGTGAAATCAATGGTGCATGTCTTGATCCGATGAGTGCTTACCTTTTTATAAGAGGAATGAAGACACTCGACCTTAGAATTAAAAAACAAAACGAAAACGCTATGGCCGTCGCAAATTTTTTAGAAAGCCACCCAAAAGTAACAGATGTTTTTTATCCTGGTCTCGAAAGTAATGAAGGACATGAAATTGCGAAAAAACAAATGACTGGATACGGTGGAATGCTTAGTTTTTCAGTAGACGGCGGCATCGACGCAGTAAAGAAATTTATGCCGGCTTTAAAATTTGCACATAAAGCTGCAAACTTAGGGGCAGTTGAAACCACTGTTGGACCGCCTAGAACAACTAGTCATGTTGAAAACACACCAGAAGAACGAAAAGCAATGGGAATCCCTGAAGGTCTTGTACGTTATTCTGCAGGTATAGAAGATGCTGAAGATCTCATTGCTGACCTATCTCAGGCATTAAATAAACTTGAGGATAAATAA
- a CDS encoding homoserine dehydrogenase — MALKIAFIGFGGVGQALAKLLEEKKDQLIDQYDIEPCVVAVSDVMKGSVYNPDGLNINKLLTSIEETGSVENYSDKEGLKIGLTSLETIKETNADVIVEVTFTDVNTGQPAIDHCRTAFECKKSVITTNKGPVALAYKDLAALAKENNVFWGFEGTVMSGTPALRLPITSLAGNEISEITGILNGTTNFMFTEMENGKTYDEALETAQRLGYAEADPTSDVEGYDARYKAVILANYVMKKEIKASDVQCEGMRSITKDMVAEALAENKRWRLITRVKKDGNNVYASVRPEKLDVIHPLANVTGATNAIIYDCDLSGPIMLTGAGAGLVETGYSLLIDLIHLQSEKTIKEGGASE; from the coding sequence ATGGCATTAAAAATCGCTTTTATTGGATTTGGTGGAGTTGGGCAGGCTTTAGCAAAACTTCTAGAGGAGAAAAAGGATCAGTTAATAGATCAATATGATATTGAACCCTGTGTCGTAGCTGTTTCCGATGTCATGAAAGGTTCAGTATATAATCCAGATGGTTTAAATATAAACAAATTATTAACCTCTATAGAAGAAACGGGAAGTGTCGAGAATTATTCAGACAAAGAGGGGTTGAAAATAGGTCTAACTAGCCTAGAAACCATTAAAGAAACAAATGCTGACGTAATTGTTGAAGTAACTTTTACCGATGTCAATACAGGTCAACCCGCGATTGATCATTGTCGGACTGCTTTTGAATGTAAAAAGAGTGTTATTACCACAAATAAAGGCCCAGTTGCTTTAGCATATAAAGACTTAGCGGCACTTGCAAAAGAGAACAACGTATTTTGGGGATTTGAAGGAACGGTAATGAGTGGTACACCGGCTCTACGTTTGCCGATTACAAGCTTAGCTGGAAACGAGATAAGTGAAATAACGGGGATATTAAATGGTACGACAAATTTCATGTTCACAGAAATGGAAAACGGCAAAACGTATGATGAGGCTCTAGAAACTGCACAACGGCTTGGTTATGCAGAAGCAGACCCTACTAGTGATGTAGAAGGTTACGACGCTAGATATAAAGCTGTTATCCTGGCAAATTACGTGATGAAAAAGGAAATAAAAGCTTCAGATGTCCAATGTGAGGGAATGAGAAGCATAACGAAGGATATGGTAGCGGAGGCTTTGGCAGAAAATAAACGTTGGCGACTCATAACTAGAGTGAAAAAGGATGGCAATAATGTCTATGCCAGTGTACGACCAGAGAAACTTGATGTCATCCATCCATTAGCAAATGTTACTGGCGCAACAAATGCAATCATTTATGACTGTGACTTATCGGGCCCTATTATGCTTACGGGAGCTGGAGCAGGATTAGTTGAAACCGGGTATTCTCTTCTGATTGATCTAATCCATCTGCAAAGTGAAAAAACAATTAAGGAAGGTGGTGCAAGCGAATGA